In Archangium lipolyticum, a single genomic region encodes these proteins:
- a CDS encoding cyclic nucleotide-binding domain-containing protein: MNESSLRELGLDLLEDRQFERALAVFAEAVRRVPADHRSRMMAARCLVELGERERAVTVYHACAEGLLRRDYLLSAMAACKLGLALAPQEKRLRETLVRLHARAARNVAKRASVPPPLPPETLYDGKVETDLMALSGEELSDRAIEVLAAPDPGGAANPNDRPPLPLFADLERDAFIELVIRMGYRSVKPEEAVSTEGGTLDGLIVIVAGKAEVTRRVEGEDRTLGFLGGGSIFGELSLLTGAPPTATVTAVSDMEVFEIRREHLNAVAKNFPSVPQVLATFAQKRMERNLTATSPLFQPMPESERDALLQRFAFRSLQPGEKVLIEGEHSSGLFLVLAGELVVQKDDPAGGTVRLGVLREGEVAGEISLLTGLRATATVVSLRKTATAYLERASFHELVKTYPHIKKYLEQLSDRRLKQIGEALRPSEIIDADELLMESEGAGPA, encoded by the coding sequence ATGAACGAGTCATCTTTGCGGGAACTGGGGCTGGACCTCCTGGAGGACCGCCAGTTCGAACGGGCCCTCGCGGTGTTCGCCGAGGCGGTGCGCCGGGTTCCCGCGGATCACCGCTCGCGGATGATGGCCGCGCGGTGTCTGGTGGAGCTGGGAGAGCGCGAGCGGGCCGTCACGGTCTACCACGCGTGTGCCGAGGGGCTGCTGCGGCGTGACTACCTGCTGTCCGCGATGGCGGCCTGCAAGCTGGGCCTGGCCCTGGCCCCCCAGGAGAAGCGGCTGCGCGAGACGCTGGTGCGGTTGCATGCCCGCGCGGCACGCAACGTGGCCAAACGCGCCTCGGTGCCCCCGCCGCTGCCCCCGGAGACGCTCTATGACGGCAAGGTGGAAACGGACCTGATGGCCCTGTCCGGCGAGGAGCTGAGCGACCGCGCCATCGAGGTGCTCGCCGCGCCGGACCCGGGTGGCGCCGCCAACCCGAACGACCGGCCGCCCCTCCCGCTCTTCGCGGACCTGGAGCGCGACGCCTTCATCGAGCTCGTCATCCGCATGGGCTACCGCTCCGTCAAGCCCGAGGAGGCGGTGAGCACCGAGGGGGGGACCCTGGACGGGCTCATCGTCATCGTCGCCGGCAAGGCGGAGGTGACGCGGCGGGTGGAGGGCGAGGACCGGACGCTGGGCTTCCTCGGAGGCGGCTCCATCTTCGGAGAGCTGTCGCTGCTCACCGGCGCTCCGCCGACGGCCACCGTCACCGCCGTGTCCGACATGGAGGTGTTCGAGATCCGCCGCGAGCACCTCAACGCGGTGGCCAAGAACTTCCCCTCGGTGCCGCAGGTGCTGGCCACCTTCGCGCAGAAGCGCATGGAGCGGAACCTGACGGCCACCTCGCCGCTCTTCCAGCCCATGCCCGAGTCCGAGCGCGACGCGCTCCTGCAGCGCTTCGCGTTCCGCTCGCTGCAACCCGGCGAGAAGGTGCTCATCGAGGGCGAGCACTCCTCGGGCCTCTTCCTGGTCCTGGCGGGCGAGCTGGTGGTGCAGAAGGATGATCCGGCCGGCGGCACCGTGCGCCTGGGCGTGCTGCGCGAGGGCGAGGTGGCTGGGGAGATCTCCCTGCTCACCGGCCTGCGCGCCACGGCCACCGTGGTGTCGCTGCGCAAGACGGCGACGGCCTACCTGGAGCGCGCCTCCTTCCACGAGCTGGTGAAGACGTACCCGCACATCAAGAAGTACCTGGAGCAGCTCTCGGATCGTCGGCTGAAGCAGATTGGCGAGGCGCTGCGGCCCTCGGAGATCATCGACGCGGACGAGTTGTTGATGGAGAGCGAAGGCGCGGGGCCGGCCTGA
- a CDS encoding tetratricopeptide repeat protein — protein MAATDGNHGGQRDWRRRESLPSALLQVGVVAVLLAGAVTYVVHRGSVRQQVEARMKAARTLAQRDNPADLSKALTELDALFQLDGEARDAQALAAEVNTRLWLEHRQPEAEARAREHLARAEALDSRSGERYGARAMVLVAEGKAAEAEKYLEELKTQGAKSPKLALAEAQTLLARGRLSDARQAFSRASETAWREPRYPVAHGEALLDEGMYAQAAEALKKATAANPDHLRARLSLALARLYQGEGRDEAAKTVSDMKAREAELTPALKARASTVRAALALAEGRTDEARKDAEEALATSPDEHHALFIRARALALNKDPGARAAFQEAVAKRRTAPLLYLDGAPALQQAGDGEGALALLDGYEAVFRDVQVPAPEGKTVAALERDDRYWLARGRVLEALARADDAMAAYDRALAAKGVSMARAQYAKASLLMARKDYDAARPLLVEVAPENGMGSMPEAYEALGDLLFAKGEFANGCQSYFLGMSRFRLQGMPRETLKEKVSNVEQRLVAAGQSSIAKAWRTEAEALLQ, from the coding sequence ATGGCCGCGACCGACGGAAACCACGGCGGACAGAGGGACTGGCGGAGGCGGGAGAGTCTCCCGAGCGCCCTCCTTCAGGTGGGAGTGGTGGCGGTGCTGCTGGCGGGCGCGGTGACGTACGTGGTGCACCGGGGCTCGGTGCGGCAGCAGGTGGAGGCGCGGATGAAGGCGGCGCGGACGCTGGCCCAGCGCGACAACCCGGCGGACCTGAGCAAGGCCCTGACGGAGCTGGACGCCCTCTTCCAACTGGACGGGGAGGCGCGGGACGCCCAGGCGCTGGCGGCCGAGGTGAACACCCGGCTGTGGTTGGAGCACCGCCAGCCCGAGGCGGAGGCCCGGGCCCGCGAGCACCTGGCCCGCGCCGAGGCGTTGGACTCGCGCTCGGGTGAGCGTTACGGCGCGCGGGCGATGGTGCTGGTGGCCGAGGGCAAGGCCGCGGAGGCGGAGAAGTACCTGGAGGAATTGAAGACGCAGGGCGCCAAGAGCCCCAAGCTGGCGCTGGCCGAGGCCCAGACGTTGCTGGCGCGCGGGCGGCTGTCGGACGCGAGGCAGGCCTTCTCGCGGGCCAGCGAGACGGCGTGGCGGGAGCCGCGCTACCCGGTGGCCCACGGCGAGGCCCTGCTCGACGAGGGCATGTACGCCCAGGCCGCCGAGGCGCTGAAGAAGGCCACGGCGGCCAACCCGGACCACCTGCGCGCCCGGCTGTCGCTGGCGCTCGCGCGGCTGTACCAGGGCGAGGGACGGGACGAGGCGGCGAAGACGGTGTCCGACATGAAGGCCCGCGAGGCCGAGCTCACCCCGGCGCTGAAGGCCCGCGCGAGCACGGTGCGGGCGGCGCTCGCGCTGGCGGAGGGACGCACGGACGAGGCCCGGAAGGACGCGGAGGAGGCGCTCGCCACGTCACCGGACGAGCACCATGCCCTCTTCATCCGCGCGCGGGCGCTGGCGCTGAACAAGGATCCGGGGGCCCGCGCGGCCTTCCAGGAGGCGGTGGCGAAGCGGCGGACGGCCCCCCTCCTCTATCTGGACGGTGCTCCGGCGCTGCAACAGGCGGGGGATGGCGAGGGCGCGCTGGCGCTGCTGGATGGCTACGAGGCCGTCTTCCGCGACGTCCAGGTGCCGGCCCCCGAGGGCAAGACGGTGGCGGCGCTGGAGCGGGACGACCGGTACTGGCTGGCGCGAGGCCGCGTGCTGGAGGCGCTGGCGCGCGCGGACGACGCGATGGCGGCGTATGACCGGGCCCTGGCGGCCAAGGGCGTGAGCATGGCGCGCGCGCAGTACGCGAAGGCGTCGCTGCTGATGGCGCGCAAGGACTACGACGCCGCCCGGCCGCTGCTGGTGGAGGTGGCACCGGAGAACGGCATGGGCAGCATGCCCGAGGCCTACGAGGCGCTGGGAGACCTGCTCTTCGCCAAGGGCGAGTTCGCCAACGGCTGCCAGAGCTACTTCCTCGGGATGAGCCGCTTCCGGCTCCAGGGCATGCCCCGGGAGACGCTGAAGGAGAAGGTCTCGAACGTGGAGCAGCGCCTGGTGGCCGCGGGCCAGTCCAGCATCGCCAAGGCCTGGAGGACCGAGGCCGAGGCGCTGCTCCAGTAG
- a CDS encoding nuclear transport factor 2 family protein, which produces MNARLLPACALLLLVACAPRNIPGTQIPDTNDTRAILDVMERYRSAIEARDAKAIQQLVSPSFRDNGGTDDPQDDLTYANLPQALPALFSQLESARVDLDIRSVNVRSDGAATVIYYWNVSWRAPGLIEKSQRDSELEQMVFQKEDGQWRIVSGF; this is translated from the coding sequence ATGAACGCCCGTCTGCTCCCCGCCTGTGCCCTCCTGCTGCTCGTGGCCTGCGCCCCGCGCAACATCCCCGGCACGCAGATCCCCGACACCAATGACACCCGTGCCATTCTCGACGTGATGGAGCGCTACCGCTCCGCCATCGAGGCGCGCGATGCCAAGGCCATCCAACAGCTCGTCTCCCCGTCCTTCCGGGACAACGGCGGTACGGATGATCCCCAGGACGACCTGACGTACGCCAACCTGCCCCAGGCGCTCCCCGCCCTCTTCTCCCAGCTCGAGTCGGCCCGGGTGGACCTCGACATCCGCTCGGTGAACGTGCGCAGCGATGGGGCGGCCACCGTCATCTACTACTGGAACGTCAGCTGGCGCGCGCCCGGGCTCATCGAGAAGTCCCAGCGCGACTCCGAGCTGGAGCAGATGGTCTTCCAGAAGGAAGACGGCCAGTGGCGCATCGTTTCCGGTTTCTGA
- a CDS encoding homoserine kinase: protein MALYTSLDAAAFARLSDAYGLGTVHEFTGIPQGSINSNFRLVTSSGRYFVRHTTVRSADDLRFEADLLSLLNESHCPAPRLVSTREGAPFLELEGGRVCVFAWLAGEELTRARLTPEHLESLGMELGKLHRVTLSFGGSRTNPYGPEVVSGWLEGLKQNPDAELSSIASELEGYLARAESERGGLEPRGVIHADLFMDNVKWLGDRVSAFFDFEMACRDAYVLDVAITLNAWCFDNGAYRPELCRALLRGYQVERTLLPVEREHLFGHALFGSVRYTASRIRDFHLSGLPPDKLAPKDFRTYLARARALVGMGPEGLRALAGV, encoded by the coding sequence ATGGCGCTCTACACCTCTCTGGATGCGGCGGCCTTCGCCCGGCTCTCGGACGCCTACGGGTTGGGGACCGTGCACGAGTTCACGGGCATTCCCCAGGGCTCCATCAACTCCAACTTCCGGCTGGTGACGTCCTCGGGGCGCTACTTCGTGCGGCACACCACGGTGCGCTCGGCGGACGATCTGCGCTTCGAGGCGGATCTGCTCTCGCTGCTCAACGAGTCCCACTGCCCGGCGCCGCGGCTCGTCTCCACCCGCGAGGGCGCGCCCTTCCTGGAGCTGGAGGGGGGCCGGGTGTGCGTCTTCGCGTGGCTGGCGGGCGAGGAGCTCACGCGCGCGCGGCTCACCCCCGAGCACCTGGAGTCGCTGGGGATGGAGCTGGGCAAGCTGCACCGCGTCACCCTGTCCTTCGGGGGCTCGCGCACCAACCCGTACGGCCCGGAGGTGGTGAGCGGCTGGCTGGAGGGGCTGAAGCAGAACCCGGACGCGGAGCTGTCCTCCATCGCCAGCGAGCTGGAGGGCTACCTGGCGCGGGCCGAGTCGGAGCGCGGAGGGCTGGAGCCGCGCGGCGTCATCCACGCGGACCTCTTCATGGACAACGTGAAGTGGCTGGGGGACCGGGTGAGCGCGTTCTTCGACTTCGAGATGGCGTGCCGGGACGCGTACGTGCTGGACGTGGCCATCACCCTCAACGCGTGGTGCTTCGACAACGGGGCCTACCGGCCGGAGCTGTGCCGGGCGCTGCTGCGCGGCTACCAGGTGGAGCGCACGCTGCTGCCCGTGGAGCGGGAGCACCTCTTCGGGCACGCGCTCTTCGGCTCGGTGCGCTACACCGCCAGCCGCATCCGCGACTTCCACCTGTCCGGGCTGCCGCCTGACAAATTGGCACCGAAGGACTTCCGCACCTACCTGGCCCGGGCCCGGGCCCTGGTGGGCATGGGGCCCGAGGGCCTGCGCGCGCTCGCCGGCGTGTGA